A stretch of DNA from Candidatus Hydrogenedentota bacterium:
GGCGAATCTCCGCCTCGTTCCTCGCTGCTTACTATTTCCCCTTCGGTGTGTAGTCGGGGCACTTGACCGCGTTGGGGCGTTGAGGACGTGAACAGGCGGAGGGATGGTCGTATTTGCAGTTGTCACAGAGGAATTCGGTGCGGCAGGAGATGCGCCACCACCACTGCAGCAGCTTCGGTATGGGCTTTGCGTTTTGCTGCCGGTCTTTCATTCCGACTATGGCTCGATGATCGTGTAATCGACGGTCTGGTGCGTGCCGTTATCGAACTTGCGCGCGAGCATGTAGAGGGTGTCGCTCATGCGATTGACAAAAACGAGAATCGTGCCGCACTCGAATGCCGGTTCGAGCTCCTTCACGCGTACGATTGCGCGCTCGAGGCGGCGGGCGATGGTGGTCATCAGGTCGACGTGCGCGGCGAGTTCGTTGGAGGCTGACACAATGAACCGCTTCGGAAGGCGCACTTCTTCTTCGATCTTCTGTTGAAACGCTTCGAGCGTTTTCACGTGCGACGCGTCGATGTCCACCTTGCGGAATTCGGGATGAGCGTTTCGCGGATCGCTGCATTGGCTTCCGATGGCGAAGCAACAATGCAACAGCCACAGCAGAAAGACGGCGGCTTCGGCGTCGTCCGGGCGTTGGGCGAGCGTCATGTGCCGCACGAGGGCGATGTATGCGCGCAGTTCGTCCACGCACCCGGTGCATTCGATGACGGGGTGCGATTTCGCGACGTCGTCGCCGCCAAGCGTGGTGGTCTCGCCCGTGTCGCCGCGCTTGCTCGTGACCTGTGATCGGCGTCGCATTACTTCACCGTGATCGAGACGGGGCAGTGGTCGCTGCCGTGGACGTCCGCGTGGATGGTGGCTTTCTTCACGCGGGGAATGAATTCCGCGTTGACGCAGTGGTAATCGATTCTCCAGCCCACGTTCTTTTCGCGGGCGTTGCTGCGGTATGACCACCACGTATAGTGGCCGGGGTCGGGCGTGAAGTGACGGAACGTGTCGATGTATCCCGCTTTGATGAACTTGTCCATGCTTGCGCACTCTTCCGGATAAAAGCCCGGACTGTCGCGATTGTCTTTGGGCCGCGCGAGATCGATCTCCTTGTGGGCGATGTTGTAATCGCCGCACACGACGACGTTTTTCCCCGCCTTGCGCAGCTTGTTGCACAGCTTCAGCATGGCGTCGCAGAAGCGGAGCTTGTACTCGATGCGCGCGCGCTCGGCCTGCGAGTTCGGATAGTAGGCGTTGATGAGCGTGAAGTCCTTGAATTCGACCAGTTGCACGCGCCCTTCGTTGTCGAATTCAAGAATGCCCATGGGCGACACCGAAAGCGGCGCGTGCCTGGTCTTGAAATAGGTTGCGACGCCGCTGTACCCCTTCTTCACGGCGGACTGCCAGACACTCGAATAGCCCTTCGGCTCGCGCAGCGCGGGTTCGACGTCGCCCATATGCGCTTTCGTCTCCTGCAGGCACACGATGTCCGGCTGCATCACATCGAGCCATTGCAGAAACCCGTTGCGCCCCGCCGCGCGCACGCCGTTTACGTTCCATGAAACTAAAGTCGTCATAACGCACCTTCTACGCAAGAAATCGTGAGGCAATCATACGGCGCGGTTTGCGCGTATGCAACGCGACGATTGTGTTAGCGTTAGACGACAATGGGAGCAAGATCGGTGCGAGAGAAACGGGCGAACGAATCGCCGGCGGTTCGGCTTCTGCCGCTGTACGCGCTCCTGCGACGCGAGCTGCTTATCACGCTCCGCACGTGGCGTATGGCGCTGCTAGTCGCGCTTGTCGCGGGCGTGTGCGTAATTCCGGTTCTTGCGAGTTGGCCCGCGCCGGGCTTGCAGCCGCCTGGCGTGTACCGCGGCGTGAGCGAATCGATCGTTTCGTTGGTTGTGACCATCGTGATGGGATTCGGAATTCTCGGCGTCACACTGATCGCTGCGGCGTCGTTTACCGCGGAACGCGACGATGATACGCTCGACATGTTGGCGATGACGGGCCTGCCGCCATCGCTACTCGTCGGCGCGAAGATACTCGGCCTTCTCGCCTTGTTTGGGCTGCTGCTCGTATCACTGCTGCCGGTCGTCGCGGCAGTGTACTTTCACGTGGGCGTGGACGTAGTTCGAGTATTCCAGGCTGCGGTGCTCCTTTGCGCATCGGCGGCCGCCTGCGCCTCGATTGGCGTGTACTGCTCGATCGCGTTTCGCAATTCGTACGCCCGCGTTGTCGCCGCATGCGCGGCAACGTTCGTTGTGAGCGGGTGGATTTTGGTGCCGATCATCTTTGCGGCAGTCTTCAATTTGTTGCCGTCGCGCACATTTGACCTGTTCGAATCCTCACGGTACATCTTGCCGCTGTCCGCGGCTTCGATCGCGCTTCAGCCCGGCACGGCGCATCACGGGATTGCCGTGCTCAGTTGCTCGGCGCTTCAACTCGGTTTGGCCGCAACGTTTTGGAGGGCGGCGTCCAGCCGCCTTCGGAAAGTGTGGACCGGTCGAGGCGGCGCCGCCGCGCGCGCTCACGCCCCTGGTTCTTGTCGTTCGAGGGCGCAACGCGAAATCCCCGACGGCGCGAACCCGATCGCATTCAAGGAACTCCGTTACGACCTTGTTCACCAGCGGAGGGAATTGATAGTCGCATCGGCAACAGGTTTCTTGTTGCTGATTGCGGTTTGGTTGTTCGTTTTGTCTGCGTACCTGTTAACGCTTAACCGCGCGGGCCTGATGGATGCGATGATTGCGTTCTTCGCAGTGCAGCAGGTGGTGATACCGGCAATGTTCGTGCCGTATTGCGTGCAGATTGTCGTGAAGGAATACCGTGAAGGCGCGCTTGACGCGATTCGCATGACCGCATTGAGCGGCGCGGCGGTGTTGTGGGGAAAGGTCCGCAGCGCGGCGACGGTCGGTGTTTTCATCGTCGTGCTGACCGCAGTCGCCGCGCTGCCCGTTTCCGTACCGGGGACTTGGCCGGAAAACCTGTACTGGCGCCAGTTGATCGTGCGGCAGGTGGCCATTGCCGTGATGGGAGTCGCTACAATCGGTGTATGCGGCCTGCTTGGAATCGCATGCGGATTCCTGGCCGCATCATGTGTTAAGGAGCGGCAATCATGTATCGCGCTGGCGTTTATTCTATATGTAAACGTCTTGGCAACCGGGTACGCAATTGCATCGGCGTTGCGGGGCAGCGGGTTTTTCTCGCCGCCGACCAGGCCGCACGAGGATGGATTCTGGGTGAACGCGTGTTCCCCGGTGCTGGCGTTTGTCGCATCGACGGATTATGTCAACGGGAACGAGTTTGTCTGGGAGTTTTGGGCACGGAGCATGTTGGGGTTTGTGGGAGTGGGTGTCGCGCTGACGGGATGCGGGTTCGCGCTGTTCGCGAGACGGTACAGGGCCGGGTTTCGTTGATCGTAAGATATTGAAGATGAATAACTTACGCGTATATAGCCGTCGCCGCTTTTCAGTCTAATCACGCTGCCGATTGCCGACGCATTAACGTAACTCATTGCCAATAAATGATTTGCGGTGACGCGCGTCCAAGCTGGAGTCGTAACGTTCTCGTTCACTGGTGCGCTCGCTGCCTTTCCGCTGTTCGGGAATATATTCCTATAAGAAATGCATTACGGCCAGTTGCGGGACGGTTTTCAGGGCCTGCGCAAGCTTTGGTCTTCCAAAGCGGGCCAATGACTTGACATTCACTTTTCGACATGGTATGTTTCTTGTTTGCGCTTCCTTCGGGAGAAGTATGTCTTTTGGCGAAATCAACGGCAGCGGGGTGAGGTGTCTCTGGCTGTGCCGGGCCGAATCCGTTTGAAATCCAGGCGCGCGTTAGGCGTGCCCATACTGCCTGTAGTTTGAGGTCAGGTGGGGCCGTTGTGGCGGGATTGCCGCCCGGTTCCCCTAGAGGATAGAGGGTCTGCGAATGGCTGTCGTTCCTAAGTTTGAACGTGTGTCCCTGGGCCGCATTTCGGATGAAATGGACCTGCCGGATCTGATCGAGATCCAGACGAAGTCCTACAACGATTTCCTTCAGTGGGAAGTGCCGCCAGACGAGCGGTCGCCGAAGGGCCTCCAGGAAGTGTTCCTGGACGTCTTCCCGATCGCGTCGCCGGACGGCATGACGCGCCTTGAGTTCGTTCACTACTCGTTTGCCCCGCCGAAGTATACGGTGCGCGAGTGCCAGGAGCGCGGCATGACCTACGCCGCTTCGCTCAAGGCGCTGCTACGCCTCGTCCGCTACGAAGAAGTGGGCGGCGAGAAACGCGAGAAGATCATGGTCGAGCAGGAGGTCTTTCTCGGCGAGTTGCCGATGATGACCCCGACCGGCACCTTCATTATTAATGGCGCGGAGCGCGTCATTGTCAGCCAGTTGCACAAGTCGCCGGGCGTGTCGTTCGAGACGAAAATTCACCAGAACGGGAAAGTGCTGCTGACGGCGCGCATCATCCCGTACCGCGGCGCGTGGCTCGAGTTCGAGTACGACGTCAACGACGTGTTGTGGCTCACCATCGACCGCCGGTCGAAGATCATCGCGACGGCGTTCCTGCGCGCGTTCGGGCACGAGGACAATGAAGAAATCCTCAAGCTCTTCTACCGGATGGAGACGGTCACGCTTGGCCGCCAGAAGGTGAAGATCGGTTCGAAGACGCACGACCCGAAAGACCTCGTTGGCCGCATCGTCGGTGCGGACGTGATCGATCCCGAGTCCGGCGAGATATTGGCGGATGCCGCGGACGAACTGACGCCGCAGGCGATCGACCGCCTGATGCATTCCCACGCAAAGGAAATGCTAATCATCAATGCCGAGGATTATGCGAAGGACTCGTCGGTGGCGACGACGCTGTCGCTCGATCCGACCCAGACGACGGACGACGCGTACCGCGAGGTGTATTCGCGCATCCGGCCGGGCGATCCCGCGACGGACGCGACGTGCCGCACGTTCTTCCAAAAGCTGTTTTTCGACGCGTCGCGCTACGATTTCGCGCCGGTGGGACGCTATAAGATCAACCGCAAACTGGGCCTCGATATCTCGCAGGACACGAAGACACTCACGAAGGAAGATGTCATCAAGACAGTGCAGTACCTCGTGAAGCTGCGCGGCGGCGAAGGTGTGTTGGACGACATCGACCACCTGGGCAACCGCCGCGTACGCGCGGTGGGCGAGCTGCTCGCAAACCAGGTGCGCATCGGCCTCGTGCGCATGGAACGCACCGTGCGCGAGCGCATGAACTTCCAGGAAGAGGACCAGCTCACGCCGCAGAGCCTCGTGAACCCCAAGCCGGTCAGCGCCGTGATCAAGGATTTCTTCGGCCGCAGCCAGTTGTCGCACTTCATGGACCAGATCAACCCGCTCGCGGAGTTGACGCACAAGCGCCGGTTGAGCGCGCTCGGCCCCGGCGGGTTGAGCCGCGACCGCGCCGGGTTCGAAGTGCGTGACGTACACCCGACGCACTACGGCCGCATCTGTCCGATTGAAACGCCGGAAGGTCCGAACATCGGACTGATGGCATCGCTCTCGACGTATGCGCGCATCAACGAATACGGGTTCCTCGAAACGCCGTACCGCAAGGTGGACAGCGGGCGTTTGACCGACGATACGGAAATGTTGTCGGCGTACGACGAGGACAATTACATCATCGCGCAGGCCAACGCGGAGATTGACAAGCGCCGCCGCCTGGCGGGCGAGTCCGTGTTGACGCGTCACCGCGGCGATTTCCCGCAGGTCGAGCCGTCGCACGTCGATTATATGGACGTGTCGCCGAAGCAATTGGTGTCCGTGGCCGCTGCGCTGATTCCGTTCCTCGAACACGACGACGCGAACCGCGCGTTGATGGGATCGAACATGCAGCGCCAGGCGGTGCCGCTGTTGAAGACGGAGTCGCCCGTCGTGGGCACGGGCCTTGAACACGTCACCGCGAAGAACGCGGGCACGGTCGTTCGCGCGGAGCGCGACGGCGTCGTCGAATACGTCGACAGCGAGATGATCCGCATTCGCCACACCAAGAAGGGCAAGGACACGGACGAGAACCCGTTCCGCGCGGAAGAAGACGTGTATCCGCTGAAGAAGTACATCCGGTCGAATCAGAACACGTGCATCAACCAGCGGCCGATCGTCGAGAAGGGCGACAAAATCCATTCGGGCGATATCATCGCGGACGGTCCGGCGACGGACTCCGGCGAACTCGCGCTGGGCAAGAACGTGCTGGTCGCGTTTATCCCGTGGGAAGGCTACAACTTCGAGGACGCGATCATCATCAGCGAAGACCTGGTGAAGGAAGACACGTTTACGTCGATCCACATCCAGGTGTTCGATCTCGAAGCGCGCGACACGAAACTCGGCCCCGAAGAAATCACGCGTGATATTCCGAACGTCGGCGACGAGGCGCTGAAGAACCTCGACGAGACCGGTATCGTTCGCATCGGCGCGAAGGTGAAGCACGGCGACATTCTCGTCGGCAAGGTCACGCCGAAGGGCGAGACCGAACTCGCACCGGAGGAAAAACTGCTGCGTGCGATCTTCGGTGAAAAGGCCGAGGACGTGCGCGACGCGTCGCTCACGGTGCCGCCCGGCGTCGAAGGCGTGATCGTTGACGTGAAGATTTGCAGCCGCCGCGAGAAGACCGCGGAGACCGGCAAAGGCGCGCTGACGCAGCAGGTCAACAAGATCAAGCGCGAATACCAGGAGCAGATCGACGCGATTCGCGAGACGTTTGTAAACCTCGTGAAGGACGACTTGATTGGATTGAAGATTCTCGAAGACGTCGTGGACCATAAAACCGACGAACTCGTCCTCGAGAAGAACAAGCGCGTCAAGGTGTCGCACCTCGAAAAGGCCGACTACTCCGTCTTGGCGCGGATGCGCATTGAAGAGAAGCGCATCCAGCAGAAGCTCACG
This window harbors:
- a CDS encoding ATP:cob(I)alamin adenosyltransferase, which encodes MRRRSQVTSKRGDTGETTTLGGDDVAKSHPVIECTGCVDELRAYIALVRHMTLAQRPDDAEAAVFLLWLLHCCFAIGSQCSDPRNAHPEFRKVDIDASHVKTLEAFQQKIEEEVRLPKRFIVSASNELAAHVDLMTTIARRLERAIVRVKELEPAFECGTILVFVNRMSDTLYMLARKFDNGTHQTVDYTIIEP
- the xth gene encoding exodeoxyribonuclease III, with product MTTLVSWNVNGVRAAGRNGFLQWLDVMQPDIVCLQETKAHMGDVEPALREPKGYSSVWQSAVKKGYSGVATYFKTRHAPLSVSPMGILEFDNEGRVQLVEFKDFTLINAYYPNSQAERARIEYKLRFCDAMLKLCNKLRKAGKNVVVCGDYNIAHKEIDLARPKDNRDSPGFYPEECASMDKFIKAGYIDTFRHFTPDPGHYTWWSYRSNAREKNVGWRIDYHCVNAEFIPRVKKATIHADVHGSDHCPVSITVK
- the rpoB gene encoding DNA-directed RNA polymerase subunit beta translates to MAVVPKFERVSLGRISDEMDLPDLIEIQTKSYNDFLQWEVPPDERSPKGLQEVFLDVFPIASPDGMTRLEFVHYSFAPPKYTVRECQERGMTYAASLKALLRLVRYEEVGGEKREKIMVEQEVFLGELPMMTPTGTFIINGAERVIVSQLHKSPGVSFETKIHQNGKVLLTARIIPYRGAWLEFEYDVNDVLWLTIDRRSKIIATAFLRAFGHEDNEEILKLFYRMETVTLGRQKVKIGSKTHDPKDLVGRIVGADVIDPESGEILADAADELTPQAIDRLMHSHAKEMLIINAEDYAKDSSVATTLSLDPTQTTDDAYREVYSRIRPGDPATDATCRTFFQKLFFDASRYDFAPVGRYKINRKLGLDISQDTKTLTKEDVIKTVQYLVKLRGGEGVLDDIDHLGNRRVRAVGELLANQVRIGLVRMERTVRERMNFQEEDQLTPQSLVNPKPVSAVIKDFFGRSQLSHFMDQINPLAELTHKRRLSALGPGGLSRDRAGFEVRDVHPTHYGRICPIETPEGPNIGLMASLSTYARINEYGFLETPYRKVDSGRLTDDTEMLSAYDEDNYIIAQANAEIDKRRRLAGESVLTRHRGDFPQVEPSHVDYMDVSPKQLVSVAAALIPFLEHDDANRALMGSNMQRQAVPLLKTESPVVGTGLEHVTAKNAGTVVRAERDGVVEYVDSEMIRIRHTKKGKDTDENPFRAEEDVYPLKKYIRSNQNTCINQRPIVEKGDKIHSGDIIADGPATDSGELALGKNVLVAFIPWEGYNFEDAIIISEDLVKEDTFTSIHIQVFDLEARDTKLGPEEITRDIPNVGDEALKNLDETGIVRIGAKVKHGDILVGKVTPKGETELAPEEKLLRAIFGEKAEDVRDASLTVPPGVEGVIVDVKICSRREKTAETGKGALTQQVNKIKREYQEQIDAIRETFVNLVKDDLIGLKILEDVVDHKTDELVLEKNKRVKVSHLEKADYSVLARMRIEEKRIQQKLTRLVNMAAMEEAKLIAFRDSALDNLRRGDELPPGVIKLVKVFVATKRRMSVGDKMAGRHGNKGVVAKIVPVEDMPFLPDGTPIQIILNPLGVPSRMNVGQILETHLGWAARALGMKVATPVFNGASEETIREHLTKAGLPSSGKIRLRDGRSGKPFDQETTVGQIYMMKLNHLVDDKIHARAIGPYSLVTQQPLGGKAQFGGQRFGEMEVWALQAYGSAYTLQELLTIKSDDIQGRTRAYEAIVKGDRDVDPGRPESFNVLVREMQALCLDVIKLMKVEETGVDVEEEETEEPMEG